GGTCTCTCAGGGATCAGGAAAAAAGAAGGATAATCCTGCGCTGCGGCTTTGCAAGCAAACTTGCAAAAATGAGATGCCGCCCCCGTTCGATGGGAATCCCCTTGGGCTGTCGTTTCAAGCCCCCGGAAACAGCGGGGCCAGGCCCGACGCCGTCCGGGGGGTGCTCCCGGCATCGTACTGCGCTTGGGCCTGAAGGTCCAGGGGGTGGGCCTGTTTCCCTGTCTTCGGCCGGTCACGGCGTCCAGTTGGCTCCCACTGAACAGAGTGGTTGTTGGAAATTCAAATGATCTGATGAATTGCCGTGCTGTCTGCCCGTGCTGCCTGGGGTCTGCCTTCCGGACGCTTCGGGAAGGTTGCGCCTGGATCTCCCATACCTCGGCTGTGTCGGCCCATCGGACGTTCCTGGGCGGGTGTGTCGGTATCGGGCGGGGCGTCGCGGTTTTTTTGAAAGAACTATTGACGCGATAATTTTACAATTGTATTTGAATTGTCAAAAAAGAATGCCCGGGACGTCGACCGAACAACCCCATGCCCCAGAGGTTTCCCATGACGGGATTCGATGAAAGCGAAAACCAGTTGATATCCCGGGTCGCCTGGCTCTATTTCAATGAAGAATTGACCCAGGGGGAAATCGGCGAGCGGCTCGGCATCACCCGCCTCAAGGTCAACCGCCTGCTCCAGGCCGGACGCCAGGCCGGACTTATCCGGGTCGTCATCAACACCGCCTTCAAGGACTGCGTGGCCCTGGAAGCCGGACTCGTCCGGGAATACGGCCTTGTCCGGGCCATTGTCGTTCCCACTCCGGAACGCGACGGACTTTCTCGCTATGAGACCATCGGCCGACCGGCCGGCGAATACACCTCGCTTGAACTCCAGGACGGGCAACGGCTGGGCGTGGGCTGGGGCTACACCCTGTGCGCGGCCATAAACGGTCTGGTCATCCGCAACTTTCGCGACGTGTCCGTCACCTCGCTCTACGGCGGCGTGCCGCGCAGCCCGGTCAATCCCTTCGATTCGACGGCCATGTTCGCCAGAAAGCTTGCGGCCGTGGTCTGCAACCATCTGCCCGCCCCCATGTTCGTCTCCAACCGGGACGTGCGGGCAACCATCGCCGACCAGCCCTTTTTCCGGACGTTTTACCAGGAAGCCCTGGACGTGGACATGATCCTGACGGCGGTCGGCGATTTGACCGCCCAGGCCACCAACATTGCTCTTGGGGCCATCACCCAGGACCAACGGCGCGATCTGGCCAGGGCCGGGGCCGTGGGCGAATTTTTCGGCCGTTTTCTGGACGCACACGGCAATGTCCTGGACCACGAAGTCAACCACTGCAGCATGTCCCCGGACTTCGACGGACTGTGCAAGGTTCCCCACATCATTCTCGTCTCCGGTGGCCTGGCCAAGGTCCCCATACTGCAATCCGTGCTGCGGCGCGGCTACGTCCACGTGTTTGTGACGGACGCACGCACTGCCCACAGCCTGCTCAACCCGTAAGACAAGGCGGAGCCATGGACAGACAGGAGCATTTACGCCGTCTGCAAGACGGAGAACCATTCGATCTGCTGGTGATCGGCGGCGGGGCCACCGGCTGCGGCATCGCACTGGATGCGGCGACTCGGGGCCTGCGCGTCGCTTTGGTCGAACGCGACGATTTCGCCCAGGGGACCAGCAGCAAAAGCACCAAGCTGGTGCACGGCGGCGTGCGCTATCTCGAAAAAGCCATCCTCAAGCTCGACAAGGACCAGTTCAATCTCGTGCGCGAAGGTCTGCGGGAACGCGGCCGGCTGCTCAAAAACGCCCCCCATCTGGCCCATGCCATTCGCCTGATGACCCCGGTCAAAACTTGGTTCCAGGCCGCTTATATCTTTGCCGGGCTGGTGCTCTACGATCTCCTGGCCGGCCGGCTTTCCCTGGGCCGCAGCCGGCTGGTCACCCGGGGCACGGCCCAGAAGCTTTTCCCCCAGCTCAATCTGGACGGCTACGTGGCGGCGGTCATCTACGCCGACGGCCAGTTCAACGACGCCCGCATGGCTGTTTCCCTGGCCCGCACCGCCGCCGCCCATGGGGCCATTTGCGCCAACCATGTGGAAGTGACCGGTCTGGTCAAGGAGGACGGCCGCATCCGGGGGGCCCAGGTGCGCGACCGGATCGACGGCCGGACCTGGACCATTGCGGCCAAGGGCGTGGTCAACGCCACCGGCCCCTTTGCCGACGCCGTCCGACGCCTGGACGACCCCCAGGCGCCGGACACCCTGAAGGTCAGTTCCGGCATCCATATCCTGCTGTCGGCCGACACCACTCCCGATGATCTCTCGCTCATGATCCCCAGCACCGAGGACGGGCGCGTGCTCTTTATGATCCCCTGGCAGGGGCATGTCCTTTTCGGCACGACCGATGAACCGGCAGGCGTGGAATTCGATCCGGTTCCGCAGTGCAAGGATGTGGACTATTTGCTGCGCTACGCCGGCGCCTATCTGCGTCGACCGGTTGCGCACAAGGACATCCTGGCGGTGTGGAACGGGTTGCGGCCGCTGGTCTTTGATCCGAAGAAAAAAAACACCCAGGAACTGGCCCGGACCCATGTCCTGACCCAAAGCCCCTCGGGCCTCCTGACCATGGCCGGCGGCAAATGGACCAGCTACCGGGCCATGGCCGAAGACGCCGTGGATGCCGCCTGCCTCGCCTTCGGCCTGGACCGGGGACGGCCCTGCGTCACCCAGGAGCTGCATCTGCTCGGCTCCAAGGCCTATTACCCCGACGCCTGGCGGGATCTGGCCGTCCGCGAAGGCCTGGACCCTGATCTTGTCCGGTCCTTGTTTCTGCTTCACGGCGACGAGACCATGCAGGTTGTTGCCCTCGGCCGCGCCCTTGATCTCATGCAGCCGATTCATCCGTCACATCCGTATATAGGCGCGCAGGTCGTTTTCGCCGTCAGGCGGGAAATGGCCAGGCACGTCAGCGACGTCTTGTTGCGACGCCTCCCGTTGGGGCTCGTGGACATGGCCCATGCCCGGGAGGCGGCTCCTGTGGTGGCGGCGATCATGGGCCGCGAACTCGGCTGGGATGAAACCCGTCGCACGCACGAGGTGGAGAGCGTCTGCCGGCTGCTGGAGGCCTGGTATACCGGGTATGATCCAGCCGACGCACGGCAGGCGAAGAACGTGGCAGAGGCAGACCTGGAGAAGCAGTCTCTTCTCCCTGCACAGGGAAAGAGGCCAACGGCGGAAGCGATGTAAGAGGAGGGGTGCGGCATGAGTCAATCGTCATTGGGCAAGGAGATGTTTTCCGAATGCCTGGGAACCATGGTTCTCATCATTTTCGGAGCCGGCTGCGTAGCCATGAAAGTCTGCTTCGGCGAGGCCTTGACCATAACCTGGGACACCATCACCTTTGGCTGGGGAATGGGCGTCTTTTTCGGCGTGCTGGCCAGCCTGCGCTCCGGCGCGCACATCAACCCCGCCGTGACCCTGGCCCTGGCCGTGACCGGCCGTTTCCCCTGGGGCAAGGTGTTGCCGTATGCCCTGGCCCAGACCGTCGGCGGCTTTCTCGGCGCGGCCATCGTTTTTCTGGATTTCAAGGCCAAATGGATTTTGGTTGACCCGCAGCTGGTCAAGACAGCCGGCATCTTCTGCACCTTCCCGGCCGTGCCCGGATTCTGGCCCGGCTTTACCGACCAAGTCATCGGGACTGCCGTGCTCATGTTCGGGATTCTCTCCATCGGCGATTTCGGGGCCAAAAACAAAGTGCCCTGGATCGGCCCCGTGGCGGTTGCCATGCTGGTCATGGCCATCGGCATGAGCCTTGGGGCCATGAACGGTTACGCCATCAACCCGGCCCGCGATTTCGGCCCCCGCTTCTTCGCCCTGGTCGCCGGGTTCACCCAGCCCAACCTGATGGATACGAGCATTGTTCTGGTGCCCATCCTTGGTCCGCTTGTCGGCGGCCCGCTCGGTGCGCTGATCTATGACAAGACCACAGGAGCCCTCAACAAAGATCCCGACGTCTGCTATTGCGAAGACGGCGCACAGGAGTGTCAGTCATGAGCCAGTACGTGTTAGCCCTTGACCAGGGCACCACCAGTTCCCGGGCCATCCTTTTCACCCGTGAAGGCGACATCAAACAGATCGCGCAAAAAGAATTCACCCAGATCTATCCCCAGCCGGGCTGGGTGGAGCACAACGCCAACGAGATCTTTGACACCCAGTCCTTCGTTATGCGCGAATGCCTGACCTATGCCGGGGTCGATGCCTCCGAAGTGGCGGCCATCGGCATCACCAACCAGCGGGAAACCACCGTGGTCTGGGACAAAAAGTCCGGCGCGCCCATCCACAACGCCATCGTCTGGCAGGATCGCCGCACGGCCGGCTTTTGCGACGAACTCAAACAGCGCGGCCTGGAAGCGACCATTCGCGCCAAAACCGGCCTCGTCATCGACGCCTATTTCTCCGGCACCAAGGTGCGCTGGATTCTCGACAACGTGCCCGGAGCCAGAGCCAAGGCCGAAAACGGGGACCTGCTTTTTGGCACCGTCGATTCCTGGGTCATCTGGAACCTGACCAAGGGAGCCGTCCACGTCACCGACGAGACCAACGCCAGCCGCACGCTGCTCTTTAACATCAATACCGGCCAGTGGGACGACGAATTGCTGGCCATCATGGACGTGCCCCGGTCCATGCTGCCCCGGGTGTCCAAGTCCTCGGAAGTGGTCGGCGAGATCCACCCCGAATTCCTGGGCAAGGCCCTGCCCATTGCCGGCAACGCCGGCGACCAGCAGGCCGCCACCTACGGCAACGCCTGTCTGAAGGAAGGCATGGCCAAGAATACCTACGGCACCGGCTGCTTCATGCTCATGAACACCGGCCAGGCCCCTCGGGCCAGCACCAACAACCTGCTGACCACCATGGCCTGGGCCACCCCTTCGGGGCGGTATTTCGCCCTGGAGGGCAGCGTGTTTATTGCCGGCGCGGTGGTGCAGTGGCTGCGCGATGGCCTTGGCATCATCCAGAGCGCGCCGGAAGTCGAACAACTCGCCCTGTCCGTGCCGGACAATGGCGGCGTCTTCCTGGTCCCGGCCTTTGCCGGCCTTGGCGCGCCGCATTGGGACCAGTACGCCCGCGGCACCATGGTGGGTATCACCCGGGGCACGACCAAGGCCCACATCGCCCGGGCCGCCCTGGAATCGATAGCCCTGCAGACGCTTGACATCATGGACTGCATGCAAAAAGACGCGGGCATCAAGCTTGCGACGCTTCGCGCTGACGGCGGGGCCACCCGCAACAACCTGCTCATGCAGTTCCAGGCCGATGTCCTGGGCGTGCCGGTGGAGCGGCCCATGGTGACCGAGACCACGGCCCTGGGCGCAGCCTATCTGGCCGGGTTGGCCGTCGGATTCTGGAAGAGCGAAGAGGAAATCGCCACGATGTGGCAGCTTGACCGTCGGTTCGAACCGAATATGGACCAGTCCGTGCGCGACAAGCTGCTCCATGACTGGCAGCGGGCCGTGGAACGCAGCAAGGCCTGGGCCGAGGCCTAGACGCCCTCGTTTAATCCAGAGGGGAGTGCCTCCGGCGGCCAAAGGGCGTGCCCTTTGGAAACCCACCTGGAATATGCTTGATTGAGTCCGCGCACCTTGCTCCGTCGGTGCGGCGCATATACAGGTCCGGGAGGTTGCCGCCTCCCGGACCTTTTGCTGCCGGGGGGCATTTTTCGGGACTGGCGCTTCGGCCGGACAAAAGGTAGGACCACGGGCATGGAACACAGGGGCGGCGATACGATCATCCTCGGGCTCGATCCCGGGTCGCGGATCACGGGCTACGGCTTTGTGCGCGAACGCTCGGGCGTGCTCGAACTGCTGGGGGCCGGCGTGGTGCGCACCGCTTCCCAGCCCGATTTCCCCAGCCGCCTGGGCGTTATTTTTACCGCCGTGGCCGAACTCATCAACCAGTTCGGACCAACGGAAGCCTCGGTGGAAAACGTGTTCGTCTCCAAAAACGCGGCCACGGCCTTGAAACTCGGCCAGGCCCGGGGGGCGGCCCTGGCGGCCTGCTCCGTGGCCGGGCTGCCGGTCTTTTCCTACGAGCCGACGGTGATCAAACAAAGCCTTGTAGGCACGGGACGGGCCGAGAAGTCCCAGGTGGCCTTCATGGTGACGCGGGTGCTGGCATGTCGGGAGACTTTCACCGTGGACGCAACCGACGCACTGGCCGCGGCCGTGTGTCATCTGAACCAAAGGCGGCTGACCCGCCTGTGCGGGGCGCGATGATCGGCTATATTGAGGGCCGGGTGCTGGCCCGGCGCGACCGCTTCGCCATTGTGCTCACCCCGGGCGGGGTGGGCTACGAACTTGAGCTGCCGACCCCGGTGGCGGCGGCGCTGCCGGCCACGGGCGGCCAGACGGCCCTGTTTGTCCATACCGTGGTGCGCGAGGACGCCCTGGAACTCTTCGGTTTTGCCGCCCTTGAGGACCGCGAAACCTTCCGGGCGCTTATTGGCATCAGCAAACTCGGGCCGCGCACGGCGCTGGCCATTTTGTCGCAATTTTCCAGCGACGACCTGCTGCGCATCGTGGCCGCCGGCGACGCCGAGGCCCTGGTGGCGGTGCCGGGCATCGGCAAAAAAAGCGCCCAACGCATTTTTATCGAGCTTTCCTATAAGCTTGAAGGCCGCGCCCCGGTGGCCGGTCCGGCCGCTGGCGCACCCCTGCCCGGCGGCGTCTTGGGCGATGTGGCGGCCGGGCTGACCAATCTCGGCTATCCCGAGGCCGACGCCCGGCGCGTGGCCGCCGGGGTGCTTGAGGACGAGCCGGATCTCGACGTGGCCGGGGCGCTTCGCCAGGCCCTCAAGCGGCTGGCGGCGGCCAAGGCATGAGCATGGACAAGGCGTTCTGTCCGCCAGACGGGATCGTGGCGGCCGCGTCCCTCCCCGACGACACCATTCGCCCGTCGCGCCTGGATGATTTTATCGGCCAGGACGATTTGCGGGCCAATCTGCGCGTCTTTTTGCAGGCGGCCATGGAGCAGGGCCGAAGCTTGGACCACAGCCTGCTCTACGGCCCCCCGGGCCTTGGCAAGACCACCCTGGCCCAGATCATGTCTTCGGAACTGGGCGTCAATCTGGTCCAGACCACCGGGCCGGTCCTGGAACGTTGCGGCGATCTGGCCGCCATCGTCACCAATCTGCGCCGGGGCGACATCCTCTTTATTGATGAGATCCACCGCATGCCGCCGGCGGTCGAGGAAATCCTCTATCCGGCCATGGAGGATTTCAAGCTTGATCTCATCATCGGCCAGGGTCCGGGAGCCAGGACGGTGCGCATCGATCTTGAACCGTTCACCCTGGTCGGGGCCACCACCCGGTTGGGGCTTTTGACTTCGCCCTTGCGCGACCGGTTTGGCGTGATTTTCCGCCTGGAATTTTACGATCCCTCCGAGCTGGCCCGCATCGTCACCCGGGCCGCCGCCATCCTCGGCATCGGCATCACCCCGGCCGGGGCTTTGGCCATTGGCCAGCGCTCCCGGGGCACGCCGCGCATTGCCAACCGGCTGCTGCGCCGGTTGCGCGATTTCGCCGTGGTGGCCGGGGCGGCGACTCTGGACGAGGAACTTGCCAATACCGCTTTGCTGCGCCTGGACGTCGATCCGAGCGGCCTGGACCAGATGGATCGCAAGATTCTGGAAACCCTCATCAATCATTATGAAGGCGGCCCGGTCGGGGTCAAAACCCTGGCTGTGGCCATAAGCGAAGAAGTGCGCACCCTGGAGGAGATTTACGAACCCTATCTCATCCAGTGCGGGCTTATTAAACGCACGTCGCGCGGCCGGGTGGCCACGGCCAAGGCCTATGCCCATTTGAAGATGCAGCTGACGTAAGCGACCGAAGGATACGACCATGCCCGAAACCCGGCTTTCCGTGGAGCTGCTTGCCCACACCCCCGATGCCCTGGCCCTGATCTATGCCGCCTTTCGCCAATGTTACCATCCCGGGTATGTGGCGGACATGTGGCCGCGCCTGTTGTCCGGCGAGATCACAGCGGAGAAGCAGGCTGCGTTCGTGGCCCGCATCCTGGATTCCGGCCATGAATCGCCCATCGAACACGTTTCCTTCACTTTTGCCGTGGCCGGGGTGTCCCGGGCGCTGTCGCACCAGCTCGTGCGCCACCGCATTGCCAGCTATTCCCAGCAGTCCCAGCGCTACGTGGACGCAGTGGGCTTTGATTACGTCCTGCCGCCGCAGATAGCGGCCATTCCCGAGGCCCGGGCGCGCTACGAGGCGGCCATGGAGCAGGCCGGGGCGGCGTATGGCGAGTTGCAGGAGATCCTCACCCGCCATGGCCGGGGCGACAAGGCCAACGAGGACGCCCGGTTCGTCTTGCCCAACGCCTGCGAGACCAAGATTGTCGTGACCATGAACTGCCGGTCGCTGCTGCACTTCTTCGAACTGCGCTGCTGCACCCGGGCCCAGTGGGAGAT
This DNA window, taken from Desulfovibrio sp. TomC, encodes the following:
- the ruvA gene encoding Holliday junction branch migration protein RuvA, which gives rise to MIGYIEGRVLARRDRFAIVLTPGGVGYELELPTPVAAALPATGGQTALFVHTVVREDALELFGFAALEDRETFRALIGISKLGPRTALAILSQFSSDDLLRIVAAGDAEALVAVPGIGKKSAQRIFIELSYKLEGRAPVAGPAAGAPLPGGVLGDVAAGLTNLGYPEADARRVAAGVLEDEPDLDVAGALRQALKRLAAAKA
- a CDS encoding sugar-binding transcriptional regulator, producing MTGFDESENQLISRVAWLYFNEELTQGEIGERLGITRLKVNRLLQAGRQAGLIRVVINTAFKDCVALEAGLVREYGLVRAIVVPTPERDGLSRYETIGRPAGEYTSLELQDGQRLGVGWGYTLCAAINGLVIRNFRDVSVTSLYGGVPRSPVNPFDSTAMFARKLAAVVCNHLPAPMFVSNRDVRATIADQPFFRTFYQEALDVDMILTAVGDLTAQATNIALGAITQDQRRDLARAGAVGEFFGRFLDAHGNVLDHEVNHCSMSPDFDGLCKVPHIILVSGGLAKVPILQSVLRRGYVHVFVTDARTAHSLLNP
- the ruvC gene encoding crossover junction endodeoxyribonuclease RuvC encodes the protein MEHRGGDTIILGLDPGSRITGYGFVRERSGVLELLGAGVVRTASQPDFPSRLGVIFTAVAELINQFGPTEASVENVFVSKNAATALKLGQARGAALAACSVAGLPVFSYEPTVIKQSLVGTGRAEKSQVAFMVTRVLACRETFTVDATDALAAAVCHLNQRRLTRLCGAR
- a CDS encoding MIP/aquaporin family protein, producing the protein MSQSSLGKEMFSECLGTMVLIIFGAGCVAMKVCFGEALTITWDTITFGWGMGVFFGVLASLRSGAHINPAVTLALAVTGRFPWGKVLPYALAQTVGGFLGAAIVFLDFKAKWILVDPQLVKTAGIFCTFPAVPGFWPGFTDQVIGTAVLMFGILSIGDFGAKNKVPWIGPVAVAMLVMAIGMSLGAMNGYAINPARDFGPRFFALVAGFTQPNLMDTSIVLVPILGPLVGGPLGALIYDKTTGALNKDPDVCYCEDGAQECQS
- the thyX gene encoding FAD-dependent thymidylate synthase, yielding MPETRLSVELLAHTPDALALIYAAFRQCYHPGYVADMWPRLLSGEITAEKQAAFVARILDSGHESPIEHVSFTFAVAGVSRALSHQLVRHRIASYSQQSQRYVDAVGFDYVLPPQIAAIPEARARYEAAMEQAGAAYGELQEILTRHGRGDKANEDARFVLPNACETKIVVTMNCRSLLHFFELRCCTRAQWEIRAMALAMLALSREALPVIFARAGARCERLGYCPESERFCCGRYPRLEQTGSISS
- the ruvB gene encoding Holliday junction branch migration DNA helicase RuvB, which translates into the protein MSMDKAFCPPDGIVAAASLPDDTIRPSRLDDFIGQDDLRANLRVFLQAAMEQGRSLDHSLLYGPPGLGKTTLAQIMSSELGVNLVQTTGPVLERCGDLAAIVTNLRRGDILFIDEIHRMPPAVEEILYPAMEDFKLDLIIGQGPGARTVRIDLEPFTLVGATTRLGLLTSPLRDRFGVIFRLEFYDPSELARIVTRAAAILGIGITPAGALAIGQRSRGTPRIANRLLRRLRDFAVVAGAATLDEELANTALLRLDVDPSGLDQMDRKILETLINHYEGGPVGVKTLAVAISEEVRTLEEIYEPYLIQCGLIKRTSRGRVATAKAYAHLKMQLT
- the glpK gene encoding glycerol kinase GlpK, giving the protein MSQYVLALDQGTTSSRAILFTREGDIKQIAQKEFTQIYPQPGWVEHNANEIFDTQSFVMRECLTYAGVDASEVAAIGITNQRETTVVWDKKSGAPIHNAIVWQDRRTAGFCDELKQRGLEATIRAKTGLVIDAYFSGTKVRWILDNVPGARAKAENGDLLFGTVDSWVIWNLTKGAVHVTDETNASRTLLFNINTGQWDDELLAIMDVPRSMLPRVSKSSEVVGEIHPEFLGKALPIAGNAGDQQAATYGNACLKEGMAKNTYGTGCFMLMNTGQAPRASTNNLLTTMAWATPSGRYFALEGSVFIAGAVVQWLRDGLGIIQSAPEVEQLALSVPDNGGVFLVPAFAGLGAPHWDQYARGTMVGITRGTTKAHIARAALESIALQTLDIMDCMQKDAGIKLATLRADGGATRNNLLMQFQADVLGVPVERPMVTETTALGAAYLAGLAVGFWKSEEEIATMWQLDRRFEPNMDQSVRDKLLHDWQRAVERSKAWAEA
- a CDS encoding glycerol-3-phosphate dehydrogenase/oxidase is translated as MDRQEHLRRLQDGEPFDLLVIGGGATGCGIALDAATRGLRVALVERDDFAQGTSSKSTKLVHGGVRYLEKAILKLDKDQFNLVREGLRERGRLLKNAPHLAHAIRLMTPVKTWFQAAYIFAGLVLYDLLAGRLSLGRSRLVTRGTAQKLFPQLNLDGYVAAVIYADGQFNDARMAVSLARTAAAHGAICANHVEVTGLVKEDGRIRGAQVRDRIDGRTWTIAAKGVVNATGPFADAVRRLDDPQAPDTLKVSSGIHILLSADTTPDDLSLMIPSTEDGRVLFMIPWQGHVLFGTTDEPAGVEFDPVPQCKDVDYLLRYAGAYLRRPVAHKDILAVWNGLRPLVFDPKKKNTQELARTHVLTQSPSGLLTMAGGKWTSYRAMAEDAVDAACLAFGLDRGRPCVTQELHLLGSKAYYPDAWRDLAVREGLDPDLVRSLFLLHGDETMQVVALGRALDLMQPIHPSHPYIGAQVVFAVRREMARHVSDVLLRRLPLGLVDMAHAREAAPVVAAIMGRELGWDETRRTHEVESVCRLLEAWYTGYDPADARQAKNVAEADLEKQSLLPAQGKRPTAEAM